The following proteins are encoded in a genomic region of Chelmon rostratus isolate fCheRos1 chromosome 3, fCheRos1.pri, whole genome shotgun sequence:
- the LOC121604163 gene encoding uncharacterized protein LOC121604163, giving the protein MLILVHKNIYFSICYQQEPKDKQAAYQCAKVTFHVSVFLVLSQPCLVSSGLLKELLAKQEMILDQQNRILGILQTFHHPNNEINESTIPKGKVPVETIEALKCLEAELHTDPGLKSNLISYLGLIGGLNLKDIVWRVMKSTISTQVARQMNWRGVNDKISLQRLALKTIIIDAVRRNPVTALVSDKDVEVMMVKWLHLAGDRDGGRKQRQKNADEKKRAEADS; this is encoded by the exons ATGTTGATTCTTGttcacaaaaatatttatttttccatttgctaTCAACAGGAACCAAAGGACAAACAGGCAGCTTATCAATGTGCTAAG GTCACGTTTCACGTCAGTGTATTCCTAGTGTTGTCTCAGCCATGCCTTGTTTCTT CTGGACTACTAAAAGAATTGTTGGCAAAACAAGAAATGATCCTTGACCAGCAAAACAGGATTCTTGGAATTCTGCAGACATTTCACCATCCAAATAATGAAATCAACGAGAGCACCATTCCTAAAGGCAAAGTCCCTGTTGAAACGATTGAGGCTCTCAAGTGCCTGGAGGCAGAGTTGCACACAGACCCTGGCCTCAAGTCTAACCTG ATTTCCTACCTGGGATTGATCGGGGGTCTCAATTTGAAGGACATCGTTTGGAGAGTCATGAAGTCAACAATTTCAACCCAAGTTGCAAGACAGATGAACTGGAGGGGTGTCAATGACAAAATCTCTCTCCAGCGGCTGGCTTTGAAGACCATCATCATTG ATGCTGTTAGACGAAACCCAGTGACTGCCTTAGTCTCAGATAAAGATGTTGAAGTCATGATGGTTAAATGGCTTCATTTGGCTGGTGACAGGGATGGTGGAAGAAAACAACGacaaaaaaatgctgatgaaaagaaaagagctgaaGCTGACAGTTGA
- the LOC121604131 gene encoding histone-lysine N-methyltransferase SETD1B-like — translation MRTMAILFLTLFMLTLLIPASSADHQTNHSHTTTLAPEVSSGSSTNRTQSPMTTEEKVTTQSDITPASPSTLDFRTSKQPDQFSSSAPTKGTTPHSSKSTDSKLMCFLILLAIVVLMLFVGCLHAMCVRDSPVSRFLLGVRKRLRDAIGSLEDRMGLHLWPVGMTGGEDDEEEAEGRLEEEGRQRRDNGGEQGSHGVKNGEKGEQKEEDSDDSQDNSSMEGDNIREVALSRREEEEKKQSGNEDEEETSSESEGDQSAVEGQSSGDKQGGSEEIALVNPLQENDERADLCDVTVL, via the coding sequence ATGAGGACCATGGCCATCCTGTTTCTGACTTTATTCATGTTAACTCTCCTGATTCCTGCATCGTCTGCTGATCATCAAACAAACCACAGCCACACCACAACGCTTGCTCCAGAAGTTAGCTCCGGTTCTTCAACAAACAGGACTCAGTCTCccatgacaacagaggaaaaggTCACCACACAGAGTGACATTACCCCTGCATCACCATCAACATTAGATTTCAGAACAAGCAAACAACCTGACCAATTTTCCTCCTCAGCACCGACCAAAGGCACAACCCCTCACTCATCCAAATCCACTGATTCCaagttaatgtgttttttgattcTGTTGGCCATTGTGGTGTTGATGCTGTTCGTGGGATGCCTCCATGCCATGTGTGTGCGAGACAGCCCTGTCTCCAGATTCCTACTGGGTGTGAGGAAGAGGTTGAGGGACGCGATCGGTAGCCTGGAGGACAGGATGGGGCTTCACCTCTGGCCAGTGGGGATGACAGGAGGGGaggacgatgaggaggaggcagagggaagaCTGGAAGAAGAAGGACGACAAAGAAGAGACAACGGGGGAGAACAAGGTAGTCATGGAGTGAAGAACGGAGAAAAAGGGGAACAAAAGGAGGAAGACAGCGATGATTCACAAGACAACTCTAGTATGGAGGGGGACAACATAAGAGAGGTGGCGCTGAGCAGacgtgaggaagaggagaagaagcaaAGTGGGaacgaggacgaggaggaaacaAGTAGTGAGAGTGAGGGAGACCAAAGTGCTGTGGAAGGACAGAGCAGTGGAGACAAACAGGGAGGCTCAGAGGAGATAGCACTCGTTAACCCACTGCAGGAGAATGACGAAAGGGCAGATTTGTGTGATGTGACTGTCCtgtag
- the LOC121604705 gene encoding ladderlectin-like, with protein MATLPILSVILCAALSVGAATARFDFCLDGWLSFRGDCYFLANFADTWRNAETFCSHYDANLASVHNIWQYNFLQRMAKTGGHTFTWIGGFYFQDDWRWIDGSVFGYHNWETAASIDQYQCLQLNSQGSKGWSNHGCSMHFPFICQARPNC; from the exons ATGGCTACTCTACCGATCCTCTCTGTtatcctctgtgctgctctgtctgttgGGGCTGCAACAG CTCGTTTTGATTTTTGCCTTGATGGTTGGCTTAGTTTCCGTGGTGACTGCTACTTCTTAGCCAACTTTGCTGATACCTGGAGAAATGCTGAG ACATTCTGTTCTCACTATGATGCCAATCTTGCCTCGGTCCACAACATCTGGCAGTATAATTTCCTCCAGCGTATGGCCAAGACTGGTGGTCACACTTTTACCTGGATTGGAGGTTTCTACTTCCAG GATGACTGGAGATGGATAGATGGCTCAGTGTTTGGCTATCACAACTGGGAAACAGCAGCATCCATTGACCAGTACCAGTGCCTACAGCTAAACTCTCAAG GATCCAAGGGCTGGTCCAATCATGGTTGCAGCATGCACTTCCCATTCATCTGTCAGGCGAGGCCAAACTGCTAG